The following coding sequences lie in one Cronobacter universalis NCTC 9529 genomic window:
- the ytfT gene encoding galactofuranose ABC transporter, ATP-binding protein YtfT, translating to MPRSLPDTGAPKRRLRFPPGMPQIAALMLVLLVDGLVADHFFQIVLQDGRLFGSPIDILNRAAPVALLAIGMTLVIATGGIDLSVGAVMAIAGATAATLTVSGHSLAVVILASLGVGVLAGLWNGILVAVLKIQPFVATLILMVAGRGVAQLITSGQIVTFNSPSLAWLGSGSLFFFPTPVIIAIVTLLAFWLFTRKTALGMFIEAVGINIRAAKNAGVSTRLIVMLTYMLSGLCAAIAGIIVAADIRGADANNAGLWLELDAILAVVIGGASLMGGRFNLALSVVGALIIQGMNTGILLSGFPPELNQVVKAVVVLCVLVVQSPRFIGLIKGVRRHDKT from the coding sequence ATGCCTCGTTCATTACCGGATACGGGCGCGCCGAAGCGGCGCTTACGCTTCCCGCCCGGCATGCCGCAAATCGCGGCGCTGATGCTGGTGTTGCTGGTCGACGGCCTGGTGGCGGATCACTTTTTCCAGATAGTGTTGCAGGACGGGCGGCTCTTCGGCAGCCCGATAGATATCCTCAACCGCGCCGCCCCCGTGGCGCTGCTGGCGATCGGCATGACGCTGGTCATCGCCACCGGCGGGATCGATCTCTCCGTCGGCGCGGTGATGGCGATTGCGGGCGCGACCGCCGCGACGCTGACCGTGAGCGGGCACAGTCTCGCCGTCGTGATTCTGGCGTCGCTCGGCGTCGGCGTGCTGGCCGGTCTCTGGAACGGCATCCTGGTGGCGGTGCTGAAGATCCAGCCTTTCGTGGCGACGCTGATACTGATGGTCGCCGGGCGCGGCGTGGCGCAGCTGATTACGTCCGGGCAGATTGTGACGTTCAACTCGCCGTCTCTCGCCTGGCTTGGCAGCGGATCGCTGTTTTTCTTCCCGACGCCGGTCATCATCGCGATCGTGACGCTGCTGGCGTTCTGGCTTTTTACCCGTAAAACCGCGCTCGGCATGTTTATTGAAGCTGTCGGTATCAACATTCGCGCGGCGAAAAACGCGGGCGTCAGTACCCGGCTCATCGTCATGCTCACCTATATGCTGAGCGGCCTGTGCGCGGCGATTGCCGGGATCATCGTCGCGGCGGATATCCGCGGCGCGGACGCCAACAACGCCGGGCTGTGGCTTGAGCTCGATGCCATTCTGGCAGTGGTGATTGGCGGCGCGTCGCTGATGGGCGGGCGCTTTAACCTGGCGCTGTCGGTCGTCGGCGCGCTGATTATTCAGGGGATGAACACCGGGATTCTGCTGTCGGGCTTTCCGCCGGAGCTGAACCAGGTCGTGAAAGCGGTCGTGGTGCTGTGCGTGCTGGTTGTTCAGTCGCCGCGATTTATAGGTCTGATTAAAGGAGTGCGCCGCCATGATAAAACGTAA
- the ytfR gene encoding galactofuranose ABC transporter, ATP-binding protein YtfR: MHNDNHQEILRTEGLSKTFPGVKALDQVDFSLRRGEIMALLGENGAGKSTLIKALTGVYQPDGGTIYLGGEAVRPRNTAHAQQLGIGTVYQEVNLLPNMSVADNLFIGREPRRFGLLRRKEMEKRATALLESYGFHLDVREPLNRFSVAMQQIVAICRAIDLSARVLILDEPTASLDAKEVEMLFTLMRQLRAQGVSLIFVTHFLDQVYEVTDRITVLRNGKFVGTRDTADLPQIELVKMMLGRELESNALQRAGRTLLSEKPVAAFHDYGKKGVIAPFSLEVRPGEIVGLAGLLGSGRTETAEVIFGIHPADSGTAAIKGKPQTLRSPQQASRLGIGFCPEDRKTDGIIGAASVRENIILALQAQRGWLRPIPRREQDEIAARFIRQLGIRTPGPEQPIEFLSGGNQQKVLLSRWLLTKPQFLILDEPTRGIDVGAHAEIIRLIETLCADGLALLVISSELEELVGYADRVIILRDRQQVAEIPLEDLSVGAIMNAIAA; this comes from the coding sequence ATGCATAACGATAACCATCAGGAAATCCTGCGAACGGAAGGCCTGAGCAAAACGTTTCCCGGCGTAAAGGCCCTCGACCAGGTCGATTTCAGCCTGCGGCGCGGGGAGATCATGGCGCTGCTCGGCGAAAACGGCGCCGGTAAATCGACGCTGATTAAAGCGCTCACCGGCGTTTACCAGCCCGACGGCGGCACCATTTATCTCGGCGGCGAGGCCGTACGGCCGCGCAATACCGCGCACGCGCAACAGCTCGGCATCGGCACCGTATACCAGGAGGTTAACCTGCTGCCCAACATGTCGGTGGCGGACAACCTGTTTATTGGCCGCGAGCCGCGCCGTTTTGGCCTGCTGCGCCGCAAAGAGATGGAAAAACGCGCTACGGCGCTGCTCGAATCCTATGGGTTTCATCTTGACGTTCGCGAGCCGCTGAACCGCTTTTCGGTCGCGATGCAGCAGATCGTCGCTATCTGCCGCGCCATCGATCTCTCGGCGCGCGTGCTGATCCTCGATGAGCCCACCGCCAGCCTCGACGCCAAAGAGGTCGAGATGCTCTTTACCCTGATGCGCCAGCTACGCGCGCAGGGCGTCAGCCTTATCTTCGTCACGCATTTTCTCGATCAGGTCTATGAAGTCACGGATCGCATCACGGTGCTGCGTAACGGGAAATTTGTCGGCACGCGCGACACCGCCGACCTGCCGCAAATCGAACTGGTGAAAATGATGCTGGGGCGCGAGCTTGAGAGCAACGCGCTGCAGCGCGCCGGACGCACGCTGCTGAGCGAAAAACCGGTCGCGGCATTCCATGATTACGGCAAAAAAGGCGTTATCGCGCCGTTTTCCCTGGAAGTACGCCCCGGCGAAATCGTCGGCCTGGCGGGCCTGCTCGGCTCCGGACGCACCGAAACGGCGGAAGTCATCTTCGGCATCCACCCGGCAGACAGCGGCACCGCCGCCATTAAAGGCAAACCGCAGACGCTGCGCTCGCCGCAGCAGGCGTCACGGCTCGGGATCGGTTTTTGCCCTGAAGACCGGAAAACCGACGGCATCATCGGCGCCGCTTCGGTGCGCGAAAACATTATTCTGGCGCTGCAGGCCCAGCGCGGCTGGCTGCGCCCGATCCCGCGGCGCGAGCAGGATGAGATCGCCGCCCGCTTTATTCGCCAGCTCGGCATCCGCACGCCGGGCCCGGAGCAGCCGATTGAATTTCTCTCCGGCGGCAACCAGCAAAAAGTCCTGCTGTCGCGCTGGCTGCTGACGAAACCGCAGTTTCTGATCCTCGACGAGCCGACGCGCGGCATCGACGTCGGCGCCCATGCGGAGATCATCCGGCTTATCGAAACCCTGTGCGCCGACGGGTTGGCCCTGCTGGTCATCTCGTCTGAGCTGGAAGAGCTGGTGGGCTACGCCGACCGGGTGATTATTCTGCGCGACCGCCAGCAGGTGGCGGAGATCCCGCTTGAGGATCTCTCGGTCGGCGCCATTATGAATGCCATTGCGGCATAA
- the ytfQ gene encoding galactofuranose ABC transporter, galactofuranose-binding protein YtfQ: MWKRLLVVTAVSAAMSSMALAAPLTVGFSQVGSESGWRAAETSVAKSEAQKRGITLKVADGQQKQENQIKAVRSFIAQGVDAIFIAPVVATGWEPVLKEAKDAEIPVMLLDRSIDVKDKSLYMTTVTADNVLEGKLIGDWLVKTAAGKPCNVVELQGTVGASVAIDRKKGFAEAISKAPNIKIIRSQSGDFTRSKGKEVMESFIKAENNGKNICMVYAHNDDMAIGAIQAIKEAGLKPGKDILTGSIDGVPDIFKAMVDGEANASVELTPNMAGPAFDALEKFKKDGTQPPKLTITQSVLYLPDTAKEMLEKKKTMGY, translated from the coding sequence ATGTGGAAGCGCTTACTTGTTGTCACAGCAGTTTCGGCAGCCATGTCGTCTATGGCATTGGCTGCCCCGTTAACCGTGGGATTTTCACAGGTCGGCTCTGAATCGGGCTGGCGCGCGGCGGAAACCAGCGTTGCGAAAAGCGAGGCGCAGAAGCGCGGCATTACGCTGAAAGTCGCCGATGGTCAGCAGAAACAGGAGAACCAGATTAAAGCGGTGCGTTCGTTTATCGCCCAGGGAGTGGACGCGATTTTTATCGCGCCGGTGGTGGCGACGGGCTGGGAGCCGGTACTGAAAGAGGCGAAAGACGCGGAGATCCCGGTGATGCTGCTGGACCGCTCCATTGATGTCAAAGATAAGTCGCTCTACATGACCACCGTCACCGCCGACAACGTGCTGGAAGGCAAGCTTATCGGCGACTGGCTGGTGAAAACTGCCGCGGGCAAACCGTGCAACGTGGTGGAGTTGCAGGGCACCGTCGGCGCGAGCGTGGCTATCGATCGTAAGAAAGGGTTTGCCGAGGCGATTTCCAAAGCGCCGAACATCAAGATTATCCGTTCTCAGTCCGGCGATTTTACCCGCTCGAAAGGTAAAGAAGTCATGGAGAGCTTTATCAAGGCCGAGAACAACGGCAAAAACATCTGCATGGTTTACGCCCATAACGACGATATGGCGATCGGCGCCATTCAGGCCATCAAAGAGGCCGGGCTGAAACCGGGCAAAGATATCCTGACGGGCTCTATTGACGGCGTGCCGGATATTTTCAAAGCGATGGTGGACGGCGAGGCGAACGCGAGCGTGGAGCTGACCCCGAACATGGCGGGTCCGGCGTTCGACGCGCTGGAGAAATTCAAGAAGGACGGCACCCAGCCTCCGAAGCTGACCATTACCCAGTCGGTGCTGTATCTGCCGGATACCGCCAAAGAGATGTTAGAGAAGAAGAAAACGATGGGGTATTGA
- the ppa gene encoding inorganic diphosphatase codes for MSLLNVPAGKDLPEDIYVIIEIPANADPIKYEVDKESGALFVDRFMSTAMFYPCNYGYINHTLSLDGDPVDVLVPTPYPLQPGSVIRCRPVGVLKMTDESGEDAKLVAVPHTKLSKEYDHIKDVNDLPELLKAQITHFFEHYKDLEKGKWVKVEGWENAEAAKEEIRASFERAKK; via the coding sequence ATGAGCTTACTGAACGTACCTGCGGGCAAAGATCTGCCGGAAGACATCTACGTTATTATTGAAATTCCGGCTAACGCTGATCCTATTAAATATGAAGTGGACAAAGAGAGCGGCGCGCTGTTCGTTGACCGTTTTATGTCCACCGCGATGTTCTACCCGTGCAACTACGGCTACATCAACCACACCCTGTCTCTGGACGGCGACCCGGTTGACGTGCTGGTCCCGACGCCGTACCCGCTGCAGCCGGGCTCCGTGATCCGCTGCCGTCCGGTTGGCGTGCTGAAAATGACCGACGAGTCTGGCGAAGACGCCAAACTGGTTGCGGTACCGCACACCAAGCTCTCTAAAGAATACGATCACATCAAAGACGTGAATGACCTGCCGGAACTGCTGAAAGCGCAGATCACCCACTTCTTTGAACACTACAAAGATCTGGAAAAAGGCAAGTGGGTTAAAGTGGAAGGCTGGGAAAACGCCGAAGCCGCTAAAGAAGAGATCCGCGCCTCTTTCGAACGCGCGAAGAAGTAA
- a CDS encoding methyl-accepting chemotaxis protein — MKLNHLTIGQRLGLLAALLLVAVLFIGIRGLMINADGLEQNNNIMATEKVIAESIDTARNAQVQFKIQVQEWKNTLLRGTQGQAAFDKYKAAFVDQSDKTQALLNRLTTLLPQLGMGVDEVRQTLALHEDLEKSYLAAITQYNVADPTSAQRVDKLVSGIDREPTRMIDEVVAKTLKQADVLTRETEARNLSQYQQTRTMLLITMALTLIASIMITFWLVRSITRPLAQAVTIARNVAAGDLQTAITVSGRDETAELMSALQEMNVNLTRIVAGVRNGTETIATASTQIATGSRELSARNEAQASALEETAASMEELTSVVKNNAENSRFASDIARDACQVAGQGGQVVERVVQTMSEIHQFSTEISNIISVIDGIAFQTNILALNAAVEAARAGAEGRGFAVVAAEVRALAQRSSSAAQDIRNLIDRSVSRIDEGNSLVKGAGSAMEDILKSVQRVSELVETISMANREQSTGIDQVNIAVTQMDASTQQNAALSQESAAAAQSMQYQAEKLLDSVSVFRLAAHRDEALA, encoded by the coding sequence ATGAAATTAAACCACCTGACAATCGGGCAACGACTCGGTCTGCTGGCGGCGTTACTGCTTGTCGCGGTGCTCTTTATCGGCATTCGCGGCCTGATGATCAACGCCGACGGGCTTGAGCAAAATAACAATATTATGGCCACGGAAAAGGTGATAGCAGAGAGCATCGACACCGCGCGTAACGCGCAGGTGCAGTTCAAAATCCAGGTACAGGAGTGGAAAAACACCCTGCTGCGCGGCACGCAGGGGCAGGCGGCGTTTGATAAATACAAAGCCGCGTTTGTCGATCAGAGTGACAAAACCCAGGCGCTGCTGAACCGCCTGACGACGCTCCTGCCGCAGCTTGGCATGGGCGTGGATGAAGTCCGCCAGACCCTTGCGCTGCATGAGGATCTGGAAAAAAGCTATCTGGCGGCGATTACGCAATATAACGTTGCCGACCCGACGAGCGCCCAGCGCGTCGATAAGCTGGTGAGCGGCATCGACCGGGAGCCGACCCGGATGATTGATGAAGTGGTGGCGAAAACGCTGAAGCAGGCGGATGTCCTGACCCGCGAAACGGAAGCACGCAATCTGTCGCAGTATCAGCAGACCCGCACCATGCTGCTTATCACGATGGCGCTGACGCTTATCGCGAGCATTATGATCACCTTCTGGCTGGTGCGCAGCATTACGCGTCCGCTGGCGCAGGCCGTAACCATCGCCCGCAACGTCGCCGCCGGTGATTTGCAGACGGCGATTACCGTCAGCGGTCGCGATGAAACCGCTGAGCTGATGAGCGCGCTTCAGGAGATGAACGTCAACCTGACCCGCATTGTGGCGGGCGTGCGCAACGGCACCGAAACCATCGCTACCGCATCGACGCAAATCGCCACCGGCAGCCGTGAACTCTCGGCGCGCAACGAAGCGCAGGCGAGCGCGCTGGAAGAGACCGCGGCGTCGATGGAAGAGCTGACGTCGGTTGTGAAAAACAACGCCGAAAACTCCCGCTTTGCGAGCGACATCGCGCGCGACGCGTGTCAGGTGGCCGGGCAGGGCGGTCAGGTGGTCGAGCGCGTGGTGCAGACCATGAGCGAAATCCATCAGTTCTCGACCGAAATCAGCAACATCATCAGCGTTATCGATGGCATCGCCTTCCAGACCAACATTCTGGCGCTTAACGCGGCGGTCGAAGCGGCGCGCGCAGGCGCGGAAGGACGCGGCTTTGCCGTCGTGGCGGCGGAAGTGCGCGCGCTGGCGCAGCGTTCCAGCTCGGCGGCGCAGGATATTCGTAACCTGATCGACCGCTCCGTCAGCCGTATCGACGAGGGCAACAGTCTGGTGAAAGGCGCGGGCAGCGCGATGGAAGATATCCTGAAAAGCGTGCAGCGCGTGAGCGAGCTGGTGGAAACCATTTCGATGGCGAACCGCGAGCAGAGCACCGGGATCGATCAGGTGAATATCGCCGTGACGCAGATGGACGCCTCGACGCAGCAGAACGCCGCGCTGTCGCAGGAGTCCGCCGCGGCGGCCCAGTCGATGCAGTATCAGGCTGAGAAGCTGCTGGATTCCGTCAGCGTCTTCCGTCTGGCGGCGCACCGGGACGAAGCGCTGGCGTAA
- a CDS encoding O-antigen ligase family protein, whose translation MIGLIQTFSPHLAMPLYEYDWLRNQGRPYGIFQQVNLLASFLASGIGCGFLLLLQQRLRRNALLCIAGLGLLTFVLVLNQSRAGEIGAILIVLCLAALLWRQHPARIAAALILMAISAATAWYITQHTTVLINGVPYSMARDYAGSTHARWQILAITWQMIMEKPWLGWGYGTFEYAFSRFMLAHPEQGYTYSSIVTHPHNELLYAWFQGGVVALSGMLLLFAGWVKIVMNAWRQGRMQTGYALLIIPLLVHLNLEYPFYQSFVHFGLFILLLRLGVIDKPHSPTQRAGVSLRVTIGAAAAALLAFSLTALYAGYQLTMLERAHLANFPRPVPWYFALQGERAEFDENVARLIDYNRTHNEADLDTFMAWAARYSLRHNDKNIWQSMIVITQHKGDIAATARLRAQYNRLFPVVQTSDSP comes from the coding sequence ATGATTGGACTCATTCAGACCTTCAGCCCCCATCTCGCCATGCCGCTTTATGAGTATGACTGGCTGCGCAATCAGGGGCGCCCTTATGGCATCTTCCAGCAGGTGAATCTGCTCGCGAGTTTTCTCGCCTCCGGCATCGGCTGCGGTTTTTTGCTATTGCTCCAGCAACGCCTGCGTAGAAACGCGCTGCTGTGTATCGCCGGGCTGGGCCTGCTGACGTTTGTGCTGGTGCTCAATCAGTCCCGCGCCGGCGAAATCGGCGCTATCCTGATTGTCCTGTGCCTTGCCGCGCTGCTGTGGCGTCAGCATCCGGCGCGTATTGCAGCGGCATTAATACTGATGGCGATAAGCGCGGCAACCGCCTGGTACATCACGCAGCATACGACGGTGCTGATAAACGGCGTGCCGTACTCTATGGCGCGCGACTATGCCGGTTCAACACATGCCCGCTGGCAAATTCTGGCCATTACCTGGCAGATGATCATGGAAAAACCCTGGCTTGGCTGGGGCTACGGCACGTTTGAATATGCCTTCAGCCGCTTTATGCTGGCGCACCCGGAACAGGGCTACACCTATTCCAGTATCGTGACCCACCCGCATAACGAACTGCTGTATGCCTGGTTCCAGGGCGGCGTGGTGGCGCTGTCAGGTATGCTTTTACTGTTCGCAGGCTGGGTGAAAATAGTGATGAACGCCTGGCGGCAGGGCCGGATGCAGACGGGCTACGCGCTGCTGATTATTCCGCTGCTGGTGCACCTCAATCTGGAATATCCGTTTTACCAGTCGTTCGTGCACTTTGGGCTGTTTATCCTGCTGCTGCGCCTCGGCGTTATCGATAAACCGCACAGCCCGACACAGCGCGCAGGCGTGAGCCTGCGCGTCACGATCGGCGCGGCGGCTGCTGCGCTGCTGGCCTTTAGCCTGACGGCGCTCTACGCCGGTTATCAGCTCACGATGCTTGAGCGCGCCCATCTGGCGAATTTCCCGCGCCCTGTGCCGTGGTATTTCGCGCTTCAGGGCGAACGGGCGGAATTTGACGAAAATGTGGCGCGCCTGATCGACTACAACCGTACCCATAATGAAGCCGATCTCGACACGTTTATGGCCTGGGCTGCGCGCTACTCGCTGCGCCATAACGATAAAAACATCTGGCAGAGCATGATCGTGATTACGCAGCACAAGGGCGATATCGCCGCCACCGCCCGCCTTCGCGCGCAGTACAATCGCCTGTTTCCTGTTGTTCAAACCAGCGATTCGCCGTAA
- a CDS encoding fimbrial protein, whose product MIKFNPLFFVTLILTSVYANATDENVHFSGALVSEPCTLPDADTDINLNFGTIVEKYLYKYERTKSQPFTIHLEECDPSIFNTVSVTFQGTADPVLINFLALDASSTAKGVAIGLELADGRPLAINKASPFTQLSSGNNTLTFNAFLQAQPTVIASKSLTPGDFTAISTFLLTYQ is encoded by the coding sequence ATGATAAAATTTAATCCGCTATTTTTCGTTACGCTTATACTGACATCGGTTTATGCTAATGCAACGGATGAAAACGTGCATTTTTCTGGTGCACTGGTAAGTGAACCCTGCACTCTTCCGGACGCTGACACAGATATTAATCTGAATTTTGGAACGATTGTCGAAAAATATCTTTATAAGTATGAGCGAACAAAAAGCCAGCCTTTTACTATTCATCTGGAAGAGTGCGATCCCAGCATTTTTAACACTGTGAGCGTGACCTTTCAAGGGACGGCAGATCCGGTGTTGATTAACTTTTTGGCACTTGATGCATCCAGCACAGCAAAAGGCGTAGCGATTGGGCTGGAACTGGCTGATGGTAGGCCATTGGCTATTAATAAAGCCAGTCCTTTCACACAACTTAGTAGTGGTAATAATACGTTGACTTTTAATGCCTTCTTACAGGCACAACCAACAGTTATAGCCAGTAAAAGTTTGACACCAGGAGATTTTACAGCGATAAGTACATTCTTATTAACTTATCAATAA
- a CDS encoding fimbrial protein produces the protein MLSGNELTFEKNNGDGEQLMKQIISLLSLAIFISFAVQATDNMSFHGTLVAPPCTVNNGQTIEVFFGENMGVNKIDGNNYKQPVNYSISCAEDYSINSLAIVVETTRPAIFDNAAVNTDKSGLGIRILVDGAAAVFSKRVAVSNLSSLPVIEAVPVQDPAVVLTAGAFDATMTLRTDYL, from the coding sequence ATGCTCTCTGGTAATGAATTAACTTTTGAAAAAAACAATGGTGACGGTGAGCAACTAATGAAGCAGATAATAAGCTTATTAAGCCTGGCAATATTTATATCGTTTGCCGTACAGGCCACAGATAATATGTCATTTCACGGTACGCTGGTAGCGCCACCCTGCACCGTTAATAATGGGCAAACAATTGAAGTCTTTTTCGGTGAAAATATGGGGGTCAACAAAATTGATGGCAACAATTATAAACAACCAGTGAATTACTCCATCAGTTGCGCGGAAGATTACAGTATAAACAGTCTGGCTATTGTTGTGGAAACGACTCGACCAGCGATTTTTGACAACGCAGCGGTAAACACTGATAAAAGTGGTCTTGGTATTCGCATTTTGGTAGATGGAGCGGCAGCGGTATTTTCAAAGCGCGTTGCGGTAAGTAATTTGTCATCCCTGCCTGTTATCGAAGCAGTGCCTGTACAAGACCCTGCCGTTGTGCTGACAGCAGGTGCATTTGACGCAACAATGACGCTGCGTACTGATTATCTCTAG
- a CDS encoding fimbrial protein: MKRMTQLIATGIVFSLMMPAFADEPILADSGELYVHGVLRENTCRLEMDSAWQDIDLGDTTRADVNLVGKMTKPITVTLYLRDCPEIPTRSANITALTHTRSTQQPAYQARFVAVTDTMRPELIKVTGASGIGLRLKDSHGKTVKIDQPGDTVLLNPGQDSVSYTLQVERTNTPLIPGPYHALIQFSMMYQ; the protein is encoded by the coding sequence ATGAAAAGGATGACTCAACTAATAGCAACTGGAATTGTGTTTAGCTTAATGATGCCAGCGTTTGCTGATGAGCCAATCTTAGCAGATAGCGGTGAGCTTTATGTCCATGGGGTTTTGCGTGAAAATACCTGTCGATTAGAGATGGATTCTGCCTGGCAAGATATTGATCTCGGTGATACTACACGCGCAGATGTTAATCTGGTTGGCAAGATGACGAAGCCGATTACAGTGACGCTTTACTTGCGTGACTGTCCAGAAATACCAACTCGTAGTGCTAATATTACGGCATTGACCCACACCCGTAGTACGCAGCAGCCTGCCTATCAGGCACGCTTCGTAGCTGTAACTGATACAATGAGACCTGAATTGATTAAAGTTACGGGTGCATCTGGCATCGGGTTACGGTTAAAAGACAGCCATGGGAAAACCGTGAAGATTGATCAGCCAGGCGATACGGTGTTGCTAAACCCAGGGCAGGACAGTGTGAGCTATACCCTTCAGGTCGAGCGCACCAATACCCCTCTGATACCGGGACCTTATCATGCGTTAATCCAGTTCAGCATGATGTATCAGTAA
- a CDS encoding fimbria/pilus periplasmic chaperone: MLSTKKNVFAVALVLAGVMATQQASAAIALDRTRVVYNGGEKSISLSISNENKSLPYLAQAWIEDAQGNKVTSPLNVLPPVQRVEAGAKSQVKVQASMAIASLPQDRETLFYFNLREIPPRSNKPNTLQIALQTRIKLFYRPAAVGLDKTQAAEGDWVEKVTLKRQGDKYVVNNPTPYFLTIVEGTTSVKGKQVSFEPVMVSPKGSAAIEASATAFGNNPVLTYVNDYGGRPHIQFNCNGALCTAKLLKDKN, encoded by the coding sequence ATGTTAAGCACCAAAAAAAATGTTTTCGCCGTTGCCCTTGTGCTGGCTGGAGTTATGGCAACCCAACAGGCCTCTGCGGCGATTGCCCTCGATCGCACCCGTGTAGTTTATAACGGCGGCGAAAAATCAATCAGTCTATCCATCAGTAATGAAAATAAAAGTCTACCTTATCTTGCACAGGCATGGATTGAAGACGCACAGGGTAACAAGGTTACGTCACCGCTGAATGTGCTGCCGCCAGTACAGCGCGTGGAGGCCGGGGCGAAAAGTCAGGTTAAAGTACAGGCTTCTATGGCGATTGCGTCCTTGCCGCAGGACAGAGAAACCCTGTTCTACTTCAACCTGCGTGAAATTCCGCCGCGCAGTAATAAGCCAAATACGCTGCAAATTGCCTTGCAGACCCGCATCAAGTTATTTTATCGCCCTGCGGCGGTTGGCCTTGATAAAACTCAGGCAGCTGAAGGCGACTGGGTGGAAAAAGTGACTCTGAAGCGCCAGGGCGATAAATATGTGGTTAATAACCCGACACCTTATTTTCTGACCATTGTTGAAGGTACTACGAGCGTCAAAGGTAAACAGGTTAGCTTTGAGCCAGTCATGGTTAGTCCAAAAGGAAGTGCAGCAATTGAGGCCAGCGCTACTGCATTTGGTAATAACCCGGTTCTTACTTATGTAAATGATTACGGCGGCCGCCCACATATTCAGTTCAACTGTAACGGCGCGCTCTGTACCGCGAAGTTACTGAAAGATAAAAATTAA